The Channa argus isolate prfri chromosome 14, Channa argus male v1.0, whole genome shotgun sequence genome includes a window with the following:
- the bcl6ab gene encoding BCL6A transcription repressor b isoform X2: MYRVSRKLLQGFDTMATTTDGCIQFTRHAGDVLLNFNRLRSRNILTDVTIQVDGQHFHAHKAILVACSGFFYSMFMDPENTNLSAISLDPKVDPKGFSILLDFMYTSCLNIKDSLALATMNTAIYLQMEHVADTCHRFIKSRHQSLNMQTEEVQINSPHLAEEIPALRLVSEKESDLRNNRTPTSSPLQECRGYIPSVFRGINTSGSYHVYGDNHVPAVKLEGSHKISTLPRAEALSQTQCSQAPNKNKAHSDSTTIISHPVPSHPSFPTTITLLAAAHESLQGPAAPMEEDRIQHPQTSCLRLSPGFNKGVICSPQSPLRSDCQPNSPTESSSSRNASMSLKQPLESPKDSKARNWKKYKFIVMNQTPNENEQEVQGGSVETTAMSPALSPYRIAGAGQHSGVHTEDSASEHRDETSMSQSVDSCSIISHRRCSSCGCDSPQCFEMGHLSPDSYSRDDSTKLHSEYSSSSCEETSLKDHMIQVHSDKPYKCDCCQAAFRYKGNLASHKTVHTGAKPYHCNICGAQFNRPANLKTHTRIHSGEKPYKCETCGSRFVQVAHLRAHVLIHTGEKPYPCEICGTHFRHLQTLKSHMRIHTGEKPYHCEKCDLHFRHKSQLRLHLRQKHGAVTNTKAQYRRNPSNIPTGLVKSC; encoded by the exons ATGTACAGAGTTTCGAGGAAACTTTTACAAG GTTTTGACACCATGGCCACAACTACAGATGGCTGTATTCAATTCACACGACATGCAGGTGATGTCCTGCTCAACTTCAACCGCCTCCGCAGCAGGAACATCCTGACTGATGTCACCATACAGGTGGACGGACAGCACTTTCATGCTCATAAGGCCATCCTAGTGGCCTGCAG TGGCTTCTTTTATTCCATGTTTATGGACCCAGAAAATACAAACCTTAGTGCCATCAGCTTAGATCCCAAAGTGGACCCCAAGGGTTTCTCCATCCTGCTGGACTTTATGTACACGTCCTGTCTGAACATTAAGGACAGTCTGGCCCTAGCCACCATGAACACAGCCATCTACCTGCAGATGGAACATGTTGCCGACACTTGCCACCGATTCATCAAGTCCAG GCATCAGTCTCTCAATATGCAGACTGAAGAGGTACAGATCAACTCACCACATCTGGCTGAGGAGATTCCTGCTTTGAGGCTTGTCAGTGAAAAAGAGTCAGACTTAAGAAACAACCGCACACCAACCTCATCCCCCCTCCAGGAGTGCAGGGGCTACATCCCCAGTGTATTCAGGGGTATCAACACCTCTGGCTCCTATCACGTCTATGGTGACAACCATGTCCCTGCCGTGAAGCTGGAAGGTTCTCATAAGATTAGCACTCTTCCTAGAGCAGAGGCTTTGTCCCAGACACAATGTTCACAGGCACCCAACAAAAACAAGGCTCACAGTGATTCCACCACCATCATCTCCCACCCAGTACCATCCCATCCCAGTTTCCCAACCACTATCACCCTGCTAGCAGCAGCCCATGAGAGCCTTCAAGGGCCGGCTGCTCCCATGGAGGAGGACAGAATTCAGCACCCACAAACCAGCTGCCTAAGACTGTCCCCGGGATTTAACAAAGGTGTCATCTGTAGCCCTCAAAGCCCACTCAGATCTGACTGCCAACCGAACTCACCTACAgagtccagcagcagcagaaatgcaTCCATGAGCCTCAAGCAGCCCTTAGAAAGCCCCAAAGACTCCAAGGCCCGCAACTGGAAGAAATACAAGTTCATTGTAATGAACCAAACTCCTAATGAGAATGAACAGGAGGTTCAGGGGGGCAGTGTTGAGACTACAGCCATGTCCCCTGCACTGAGCCCCTACAGGATTGCTGGAGCAGGTCAACACAGCGGAGTTCATACAGAAGACAGTGCAAGCGAGCACAGAGATGAAACGTCCATGTCTCAGAGTGTTGACAGCTGTAGTATCATCAG CCACCGCAGATGCTCCTCCTGTGGCTGTGACAGCCCTCAGTGCTTTGAGATGGGTCACCTTTCCCCTGACTCATACAGCAGAGATGACAGTACCAAACTACACTCAGAGTATTCTTCCTCAAGCTGTG AGGAAACTTCCCTGAAAGACCACATGATCCAGGTCCACAGTGACAAGCCATACAAGTGTGACTGCTGCCAGGCTGCCTTCCGCTACAAGGGCAACCTGGCAAGCCACAAGACCGTGCACACAG GTGCAAAGCCGTACCACTGCAACATCTGTGGTGCTCAGTTTAACCGACCAGCCAACCTCAAAACTCATACTCGCATCCACTCTGGTGAAAAGCCATACAAGTGTGAGACATGCGGCTCTCGATTTGTCcag gtgGCCCATCTTCGTGCTCATGTATTGATTCATACAGGAGAGAAGCCGTACCCTTGTGAGATCTGCGGAACACACTTCCGCCACCTTCAGACACTCAAGAGCCATATGCGCATTCACACCGGCGAGAAGCCGTATCAT tgtgaaaaatgtgaCCTACACTTCAGACACAAGAGCCAGCTGAGGCTTCATCTCCGACAGAAGCACGGTGCAGTCACTAACACCAAGGCTCAGTACCGCAGGAATCCTAGCAACATACCTACGGGCCTGGTTAAGTCCTGCTGA
- the bcl6ab gene encoding BCL6A transcription repressor b isoform X1 produces the protein MYRVSRKLLQGFDTMATTTDGCIQFTRHAGDVLLNFNRLRSRNILTDVTIQVDGQHFHAHKAILVACSGFFYSMFMDPENTNLSAISLDPKVDPKGFSILLDFMYTSCLNIKDSLALATMNTAIYLQMEHVADTCHRFIKSRHQSLNMQTEEVQINSPHLAEEIPALRLVSEKESDLRNNRTPTSSPLQECRGYIPSVFRGINTSGSYHVYGDNHVPAVKLEGSHKISTLPRAEALSQTQCSQAPNKNKAHSDSTTIISHPVPSHPSFPTTITLLAAAHESLQGPAAPMEEDRIQHPQTSCLRLSPGFNKGVICSPQSPLRSDCQPNSPTESSSSRNASMSLKQPLESPKDSKARNWKKYKFIVMNQTPNENEQEVQGGSVETTAMSPALSPYRIAGAGQHSGVHTEDSASEHRDETSMSQSVDSCSIISHRRCSSCGCDSPQCFEMGHLSPDSYSRDDSTKLHSEYSSSSCGKRTCRKVFNKPPKCTDFNLILFCLTEETSLKDHMIQVHSDKPYKCDCCQAAFRYKGNLASHKTVHTGAKPYHCNICGAQFNRPANLKTHTRIHSGEKPYKCETCGSRFVQVAHLRAHVLIHTGEKPYPCEICGTHFRHLQTLKSHMRIHTGEKPYHCEKCDLHFRHKSQLRLHLRQKHGAVTNTKAQYRRNPSNIPTGLVKSC, from the exons ATGTACAGAGTTTCGAGGAAACTTTTACAAG GTTTTGACACCATGGCCACAACTACAGATGGCTGTATTCAATTCACACGACATGCAGGTGATGTCCTGCTCAACTTCAACCGCCTCCGCAGCAGGAACATCCTGACTGATGTCACCATACAGGTGGACGGACAGCACTTTCATGCTCATAAGGCCATCCTAGTGGCCTGCAG TGGCTTCTTTTATTCCATGTTTATGGACCCAGAAAATACAAACCTTAGTGCCATCAGCTTAGATCCCAAAGTGGACCCCAAGGGTTTCTCCATCCTGCTGGACTTTATGTACACGTCCTGTCTGAACATTAAGGACAGTCTGGCCCTAGCCACCATGAACACAGCCATCTACCTGCAGATGGAACATGTTGCCGACACTTGCCACCGATTCATCAAGTCCAG GCATCAGTCTCTCAATATGCAGACTGAAGAGGTACAGATCAACTCACCACATCTGGCTGAGGAGATTCCTGCTTTGAGGCTTGTCAGTGAAAAAGAGTCAGACTTAAGAAACAACCGCACACCAACCTCATCCCCCCTCCAGGAGTGCAGGGGCTACATCCCCAGTGTATTCAGGGGTATCAACACCTCTGGCTCCTATCACGTCTATGGTGACAACCATGTCCCTGCCGTGAAGCTGGAAGGTTCTCATAAGATTAGCACTCTTCCTAGAGCAGAGGCTTTGTCCCAGACACAATGTTCACAGGCACCCAACAAAAACAAGGCTCACAGTGATTCCACCACCATCATCTCCCACCCAGTACCATCCCATCCCAGTTTCCCAACCACTATCACCCTGCTAGCAGCAGCCCATGAGAGCCTTCAAGGGCCGGCTGCTCCCATGGAGGAGGACAGAATTCAGCACCCACAAACCAGCTGCCTAAGACTGTCCCCGGGATTTAACAAAGGTGTCATCTGTAGCCCTCAAAGCCCACTCAGATCTGACTGCCAACCGAACTCACCTACAgagtccagcagcagcagaaatgcaTCCATGAGCCTCAAGCAGCCCTTAGAAAGCCCCAAAGACTCCAAGGCCCGCAACTGGAAGAAATACAAGTTCATTGTAATGAACCAAACTCCTAATGAGAATGAACAGGAGGTTCAGGGGGGCAGTGTTGAGACTACAGCCATGTCCCCTGCACTGAGCCCCTACAGGATTGCTGGAGCAGGTCAACACAGCGGAGTTCATACAGAAGACAGTGCAAGCGAGCACAGAGATGAAACGTCCATGTCTCAGAGTGTTGACAGCTGTAGTATCATCAG CCACCGCAGATGCTCCTCCTGTGGCTGTGACAGCCCTCAGTGCTTTGAGATGGGTCACCTTTCCCCTGACTCATACAGCAGAGATGACAGTACCAAACTACACTCAGAGTATTCTTCCTCAAGCTGTGGTAAGCGCACTTGCAGGAAAGTTTTTAACAAACCACCGAAGTGTACTGATTTCAACCTGATTTTGTTTTGCCTCACAGAGGAAACTTCCCTGAAAGACCACATGATCCAGGTCCACAGTGACAAGCCATACAAGTGTGACTGCTGCCAGGCTGCCTTCCGCTACAAGGGCAACCTGGCAAGCCACAAGACCGTGCACACAG GTGCAAAGCCGTACCACTGCAACATCTGTGGTGCTCAGTTTAACCGACCAGCCAACCTCAAAACTCATACTCGCATCCACTCTGGTGAAAAGCCATACAAGTGTGAGACATGCGGCTCTCGATTTGTCcag gtgGCCCATCTTCGTGCTCATGTATTGATTCATACAGGAGAGAAGCCGTACCCTTGTGAGATCTGCGGAACACACTTCCGCCACCTTCAGACACTCAAGAGCCATATGCGCATTCACACCGGCGAGAAGCCGTATCAT tgtgaaaaatgtgaCCTACACTTCAGACACAAGAGCCAGCTGAGGCTTCATCTCCGACAGAAGCACGGTGCAGTCACTAACACCAAGGCTCAGTACCGCAGGAATCCTAGCAACATACCTACGGGCCTGGTTAAGTCCTGCTGA